A section of the Microbacterium forte genome encodes:
- a CDS encoding BCCT family transporter, with amino-acid sequence MDTPDDTPTSRTDAPKTNTAAVRQAAKATEAAQKIVRDIAAVPPRGVHPALVPGVSVEETGRTYRTDPLVFGIAVALTVAFIAWGVFAGDNLSGTTSTVLAWVVEYFGFFFTTIATVILVFMLFIGFSRYGRIPLGRDDEEPEFSMFSWISMLFAAGMGIGLVFWGAAEPLTFFENPPPGTVEADTLEAMHTAQAQVLYHWGPQAWAFYALVGGAIAYGAFRRGRTPLISSIFAPLLGEGRTTGPLGRTIDIFSIIVTLFGTAASLGLGALQIGHGVEIVSGIGELGNGVLIAAIAVLTACFIASAVSGVSKGIRALSNINAVVALLLAFFVFFVGPTLLILNVIPSVAVQFLGDLPEMVARSASQGDEAQMFLSSWTIFYWAWWISWSPFVGMFIAKISRGRTLRQFVSVVIVVPAVISLVWFAIFGTTAIQQQMNGANLSVDPPEEVLFGVLENLPFPLITSIVLILLISIFFITGADSASLVMGTLSQQGRPEPSRWVAVVWGVLVGVIAAVLLVTGEEGSGLRSLQNVTIIAALPFAVIMAFMMVAFMKDLRRDPMILRERYARMAVRHSVMAGLEEYGDDFALVPVEYDHSGDDLAWIDEADVDDSLAEVYATATEAIDIIPADAASSTDADADAGADADAGAGADAGSDPSGLAERPS; translated from the coding sequence ATGGACACTCCGGACGACACCCCCACCTCACGGACCGACGCTCCGAAGACCAACACCGCCGCAGTCCGACAGGCTGCGAAGGCCACGGAAGCCGCCCAGAAGATCGTCCGCGACATCGCGGCCGTGCCGCCGCGCGGCGTGCACCCCGCGCTCGTGCCAGGGGTCTCGGTCGAAGAGACCGGGCGCACCTATCGCACCGATCCGCTCGTCTTCGGCATCGCCGTCGCGCTGACAGTCGCCTTCATCGCATGGGGAGTCTTCGCGGGCGACAACCTCTCGGGCACGACGTCCACCGTGCTCGCATGGGTCGTCGAGTACTTCGGCTTCTTCTTCACGACGATCGCCACGGTCATCCTCGTCTTCATGCTGTTCATCGGCTTCAGCCGCTACGGACGCATCCCCCTCGGCCGTGACGACGAAGAGCCCGAGTTCTCGATGTTCTCGTGGATCTCGATGCTCTTCGCCGCCGGCATGGGCATCGGGCTCGTCTTCTGGGGCGCCGCCGAGCCGCTCACCTTCTTCGAGAACCCGCCGCCCGGCACCGTCGAGGCCGACACTCTCGAGGCCATGCACACCGCGCAGGCCCAGGTCCTCTACCACTGGGGACCTCAGGCGTGGGCGTTCTACGCGCTCGTCGGTGGCGCGATCGCCTACGGCGCGTTCCGCCGCGGCCGCACCCCGTTGATCTCGTCGATCTTCGCCCCGCTGCTGGGTGAGGGCCGCACCACGGGCCCGCTCGGCCGCACGATCGACATCTTCTCGATCATCGTCACGCTGTTCGGCACCGCCGCATCACTCGGCCTCGGCGCACTGCAGATCGGCCACGGCGTCGAGATCGTGAGCGGCATCGGCGAGCTCGGCAACGGCGTGCTCATCGCCGCGATCGCCGTGCTCACGGCCTGCTTCATCGCATCTGCCGTATCGGGCGTATCGAAGGGCATCCGCGCGCTCTCCAACATCAACGCGGTCGTCGCGCTGCTGCTCGCCTTCTTCGTGTTCTTCGTCGGTCCGACGCTGCTCATCCTCAACGTCATCCCCTCCGTCGCCGTGCAGTTCCTCGGCGACCTGCCCGAGATGGTCGCCCGCTCGGCATCGCAGGGCGATGAGGCGCAGATGTTCCTGTCGAGCTGGACGATCTTCTACTGGGCGTGGTGGATCTCGTGGTCGCCGTTCGTCGGCATGTTCATCGCCAAGATCTCGCGCGGCCGCACGCTGCGCCAGTTCGTCTCGGTCGTCATCGTCGTGCCCGCCGTGATCTCGCTCGTGTGGTTCGCGATCTTCGGCACGACGGCGATCCAGCAGCAGATGAACGGCGCGAACCTCTCGGTCGATCCGCCGGAGGAAGTGCTCTTCGGCGTGCTCGAGAACCTGCCGTTCCCGCTGATCACCAGCATCGTCCTGATCCTGCTCATCTCGATCTTCTTCATCACCGGAGCCGATTCGGCCTCACTCGTGATGGGCACGCTCTCGCAGCAGGGCCGCCCCGAGCCGTCTCGCTGGGTCGCCGTGGTGTGGGGAGTCCTGGTCGGCGTGATCGCCGCGGTGCTGCTCGTCACCGGCGAAGAGGGCAGCGGTCTGAGATCGCTGCAGAACGTCACGATCATCGCCGCTCTGCCGTTCGCGGTGATCATGGCGTTCATGATGGTCGCGTTCATGAAGGACCTGCGGCGCGACCCGATGATCCTGCGCGAGCGCTATGCCCGCATGGCCGTGCGCCACAGCGTCATGGCCGGTCTCGAGGAGTACGGCGACGACTTCGCCCTCGTGCCGGTCGAGTACGACCACTCGGGAGACGACCTCGCCTGGATCGACGAGGCCGACGTCGACGACAGCCTGGCCGAGGTCTACGCGACGGCCACCGAGGCGATCGACATCATCCCCGCCGACGCCGCCAGCTCCACGGATGCGGATGCGGATGCAGGTGCGGATGCGGATGCGGGTGCAGGTGCGGACGCAGGATCGGACCCCTCCGGCCTCGCCGAGCGCCCTTCCTGA
- a CDS encoding ABC1 kinase family protein: MTDAAAQGAHRARYRRILSFAAREFIKVWWFELVLPRFGMSSIAERTRAPRMQRFAKRFHVLAVELGGLMIKVGQFMSSRLDVLPPEITKELEGLQDEVPAVPFTGIRAAAEAELGMPLEQAYAWFDENPVAAASLGQAHRARLSAQDAVDTGLANVVVKVQRPGIDEIVAVDLAALRRVARWAMRVRLVSDRVDAPGLVEEFAQTSLEEIDYLHEAASAERFRENFAGDARVDAPEIVWERSTRRVLTLSDVTAIKINDTDALRAAGIDPSEVADVFAEVMFDQVFTHSFVHADPHPGNIFVTPEPASATGRNFRLTFIDFGMMAEVPDNLRDGLRTLLIAVAGRDSRGLVTAAQEIGVLLPSADTAELERALRALFARFGGMGFAELSKVDPREFTDFADEFGDMVRSLPLQLPENMLLLIRAVSLTSGMCSSLDPSFNVWDAAEPYAARLLRDESGNLMQDMAQQAMETAAVTYRLPKRIDAIITRVDDGNVTFDTSALERRLDRLEGIARRIGSGVLFAAMLVGGALLVPSIPPLGITLICVSALPLLHSVFGGRRQPR; encoded by the coding sequence ATGACGGATGCTGCGGCGCAGGGCGCCCATCGTGCCCGGTACCGCCGCATCCTGTCGTTCGCGGCGCGCGAGTTCATCAAGGTCTGGTGGTTCGAGCTCGTGCTGCCGCGCTTCGGCATGAGCTCGATCGCCGAGCGCACCCGCGCCCCGCGCATGCAGCGCTTCGCGAAGCGGTTCCACGTGCTCGCGGTCGAGCTCGGCGGACTCATGATCAAGGTCGGGCAGTTCATGTCGTCGCGCCTCGACGTGCTGCCCCCTGAGATCACGAAAGAGCTCGAGGGCCTGCAGGACGAGGTTCCGGCGGTGCCGTTCACCGGCATCCGCGCGGCCGCCGAGGCCGAACTCGGCATGCCGCTGGAGCAGGCGTATGCCTGGTTCGACGAGAATCCGGTGGCCGCGGCATCCCTGGGCCAGGCGCACCGAGCCCGCCTGTCGGCGCAGGATGCCGTCGACACCGGACTCGCGAACGTCGTCGTCAAGGTGCAGCGTCCGGGCATCGACGAGATCGTCGCGGTCGACCTCGCGGCGCTGCGCCGCGTCGCTCGCTGGGCGATGCGCGTCAGGCTCGTCAGCGACCGCGTCGACGCCCCCGGCCTCGTCGAGGAGTTCGCCCAGACCAGCCTCGAGGAGATCGACTACCTGCACGAGGCCGCGAGCGCCGAGCGGTTCCGGGAGAACTTCGCCGGGGATGCTCGCGTCGACGCCCCCGAGATCGTCTGGGAGCGGTCGACGCGCCGCGTGCTCACGCTGTCCGACGTCACGGCGATCAAGATCAACGACACCGATGCTCTGCGTGCGGCGGGCATCGATCCGTCGGAGGTCGCCGACGTGTTCGCGGAGGTCATGTTCGATCAGGTGTTCACGCACAGCTTCGTGCACGCCGACCCGCACCCCGGCAACATCTTCGTGACGCCGGAGCCGGCATCCGCCACCGGCAGGAACTTCCGCCTGACCTTCATCGACTTCGGCATGATGGCCGAGGTGCCGGACAACCTTCGCGACGGCCTGCGCACGCTGCTGATCGCGGTCGCCGGTCGCGACAGCCGCGGGCTCGTCACCGCGGCGCAGGAGATCGGCGTGCTGCTGCCGTCGGCCGACACCGCCGAGCTCGAACGGGCGCTCCGTGCGCTGTTCGCCCGCTTCGGCGGCATGGGCTTCGCCGAGCTGAGCAAGGTCGACCCCCGTGAGTTCACGGACTTCGCCGACGAGTTCGGCGACATGGTGCGCTCGCTGCCGTTGCAGCTGCCCGAGAACATGCTGCTGCTGATCCGCGCCGTGTCGCTGACCTCGGGCATGTGCTCGAGCCTCGACCCCTCGTTCAACGTGTGGGATGCTGCCGAGCCCTACGCCGCACGGCTGCTGCGCGACGAATCGGGCAACCTCATGCAGGACATGGCGCAGCAGGCCATGGAGACCGCCGCCGTCACATACCGCCTGCCCAAGCGCATCGACGCGATCATCACCCGCGTCGACGACGGCAACGTCACGTTCGACACCTCGGCCCTCGAACGCCGCCTCGACCGACTCGAAGGCATCGCGCGCCGCATCGGCTCGGGGGTGCTCTTCGCCGCGATGCTCGTCGGCGGCGCGCTGCTGGTGCCCTCGATCCCGCCGCTCGGCATCACGCTCATCTGCGTCTCGGCACTGCCCCTGCTGCACTCGGTCTTCGGCGGTCGCCGCCAGCCGCGCTGA
- a CDS encoding PadR family transcriptional regulator, whose product MNNAFPSNPFGGSGFGSGPGGPASAIFDAMDQLRKTFEQRPSGGSRMAKGDVRTAVLSLLAEKPMHGYQIINEIADRSGGSWKPSAGSVYPTLQLLADEGLIEADEQNGRKTYSLTEAGRAVAAEHTETPAPWESQSKGEGSHDNPRYSALPKAGVDLAAAAAAVGRSGSTEQVQQAVEILDEARRRLYSILAQD is encoded by the coding sequence ATGAACAACGCATTCCCCTCGAACCCGTTCGGCGGATCCGGCTTCGGCTCGGGCCCCGGCGGACCCGCATCCGCGATCTTCGATGCCATGGACCAGCTCCGCAAGACGTTCGAGCAGCGCCCCAGCGGCGGCTCGCGCATGGCGAAGGGAGACGTCCGCACCGCGGTGCTGTCGCTGCTCGCCGAGAAGCCGATGCACGGCTACCAGATCATCAACGAGATCGCCGATCGCAGCGGCGGTTCGTGGAAGCCCAGCGCAGGCTCGGTCTACCCCACGCTGCAGCTGCTCGCCGACGAGGGCCTCATCGAGGCCGATGAGCAGAACGGTCGCAAGACCTACTCGCTCACCGAGGCCGGCCGTGCCGTCGCCGCCGAGCACACCGAGACCCCTGCCCCGTGGGAGTCGCAGTCGAAGGGCGAGGGCTCGCACGACAACCCCCGCTACAGCGCACTGCCGAAGGCCGGTGTCGACCTCGCGGCCGCCGCCGCAGCGGTCGGTCGCAGCGGCAGTACCGAGCAGGTGCAGCAGGCGGTCGAGATCCTCGATGAGGCCCGCCGTAGGCTGTACTCGATCCTCGCTCAGGACTGA